DNA from Paenibacillus phoenicis:
GATAACATCAAAGAAAACGTCAAAATCCGTTACCGGGGCGGACACACCCGTTATTACGACAAAAAATCATACGAACTTCGCATAGGTCACAGGAGCATCCATTACAACGTGGAGTGGGATGATCCTACCATGATGAGAAACGCGCTATCTTTTTGGTTTTTTGAAAAAATTGGAGTTCCGAGTCCAAGAACGAGACATGTTTACCTTGTTGTAAATGGAGTGAATCAGGGGCTGTATCTTGAGATTGAAGGGGTAGATCGGTCGTTTTTTACCAAAAGGAAAGTGAAAACGAGTTCGTTGTTATATGCCATCAATAACAATGCCAACTTTCGTCTGATTGGGGAGGGGGGAAAACGCAAGCGCAACCTTGCTTCCGGCTACGAGCTGGTGATTGGCACCTCTCAGGAGATGGCACGAATCTCGCGGTTTGTGGAACGGCTCAATACGCTCAAGGGGAAACGCCTTCTGGCCTATTTGAAGAAGCATTTAGATGTTCCGGAGTATTTACGTTGGTTAGGCGGGGCGGTGTGCACCGGGAACTTTGACGGCTTTACTCAAAACTATGCGATCTTCCGCAAAAAGGGCAGCTTGAAATATCAAATGAGCCCTTGGGATTACGAGGGAACCTGGGGGAGAAACAGTTACGGGAAGCTCAGCAACATCGACAACGTCCGGATCAAAGGGTATAACGGGCTGACCCAAAAGCTGCTCTCCTTCCCCTCAGTCCGGAGGCAGTATCGCAATACGCTGAAGGAGATTCTAGAGCGTCATTTTACGGTGAACCAGCTGGCTCCAACCATTAACTCACTTCACTCCTCGTTGATGCCAGCGCTTATGGCGGATTCCACGCGTAAATACTCCACCGATATCCTC
Protein-coding regions in this window:
- a CDS encoding CotH kinase family protein, coding for MTDNIKENVKIRYRGGHTRYYDKKSYELRIGHRSIHYNVEWDDPTMMRNALSFWFFEKIGVPSPRTRHVYLVVNGVNQGLYLEIEGVDRSFFTKRKVKTSSLLYAINNNANFRLIGEGGKRKRNLASGYELVIGTSQEMARISRFVERLNTLKGKRLLAYLKKHLDVPEYLRWLGGAVCTGNFDGFTQNYAIFRKKGSLKYQMSPWDYEGTWGRNSYGKLSNIDNVRIKGYNGLTQKLLSFPSVRRQYRNTLKEILERHFTVNQLAPTINSLHSSLMPALMADSTRKYSTDILLSDRQVILDYIAKRREYLLRELEK